Proteins encoded in a region of the Paenibacillus sp. W2I17 genome:
- a CDS encoding MarR family winged helix-turn-helix transcriptional regulator, with product MNNFRYQACLHFIQMAKIIQDHFRNELKKADLNFTELSVLVSLEHEEKQAVQQISQSVSLTSGALTYVLDKLEKKKLLIRTPCISDRRVIFVQLTDKGKALVEYILPNLYKFADAQLDLLTMDDADKLEKLVMDISTITE from the coding sequence ATGAATAATTTCCGATATCAAGCATGTCTTCATTTCATCCAAATGGCAAAAATTATTCAAGACCATTTTCGGAACGAATTAAAGAAAGCAGATCTCAATTTTACGGAACTTTCTGTGTTAGTATCGCTTGAACATGAAGAAAAACAAGCGGTTCAACAAATTTCACAGAGTGTTTCTTTGACTAGTGGTGCTTTGACGTACGTTCTAGACAAATTGGAGAAAAAAAAGCTTCTGATTCGGACTCCGTGTATTTCCGATCGCAGAGTGATATTTGTACAACTAACTGATAAGGGTAAAGCTTTAGTGGAATATATACTTCCTAACCTGTATAAATTTGCAGATGCCCAGTTAGATTTGCTAACGATGGATGATGCTGATAAACTTGAAAAGTTAGTAATGGATATATCTACCATAACGGAGTAG
- a CDS encoding multidrug efflux SMR transporter: MTYLILAFAILSEVFGSSMMKISDGFKKILPTIGTIAGMGIAFFLLSIVLKTLPLGTAYAIWSGVGIVLTALVGVLIYKEKLSTPKTFGLILVVAGVVFMKLATN, translated from the coding sequence GTGACGTATTTAATTCTTGCATTTGCAATTCTTTCTGAGGTATTTGGAAGTTCAATGATGAAAATATCTGATGGTTTTAAAAAGATTCTACCAACCATTGGTACGATAGCGGGGATGGGAATAGCTTTCTTCTTGCTTTCGATAGTTCTTAAAACTCTTCCATTAGGAACAGCTTATGCTATTTGGTCTGGAGTCGGTATAGTACTTACAGCTTTAGTGGGTGTGCTCATATACAAAGAAAAATTGAGTACTCCAAAGACATTTGGTCTCATTTTGGTTGTTGCAGGAGTAGTTTTTATGAAACTTGCAACAAATTAA
- a CDS encoding multidrug efflux SMR transporter, protein MKQGFMFLALAIIFEIFATTMLKLSSGFTILLPTIAFIVAMGGSFVWLSKSLRTLPLSLAYAIWSGVGTALTAVIGIIIWDEHFGLFTGVGLILIIGGVVLLNTAKKTGKEASPSS, encoded by the coding sequence TTGAAACAAGGATTTATGTTTTTAGCATTAGCAATCATATTTGAAATATTTGCTACTACTATGTTGAAATTAAGCTCTGGCTTCACTATTCTCCTGCCAACTATAGCTTTTATAGTTGCGATGGGTGGGTCATTTGTGTGGCTTTCAAAAAGTTTACGTACACTTCCATTAAGCCTCGCCTATGCTATATGGTCTGGAGTTGGGACAGCACTAACCGCCGTAATAGGTATAATCATTTGGGACGAACATTTTGGGTTATTCACTGGTGTAGGTCTGATTCTAATTATAGGTGGTGTAGTTTTACTGAATACAGCCAAGAAAACAGGAAAAGAAGCTTCTCCTTCTAGTTAA
- a CDS encoding alpha-galactosidase: MTIQYHEQLRIFAIQTQHSSYIFGINEREHLQHLYWGDPVSIEDSAPLLHLQSHSSFDAEVEGEVEEYSFWGGASYTEPSLKLRMHDGVRDLQVRYDRHEVIEQDGRQTLIITLKDQVYALETQLVYRVIPEFDLVERYANIINTGQEDIVLESMQSAAWTLPYLQDYRLTHVTGKWSGEFQLRNTILTEGKKVLESRRGFTDGHANPWFAIDDGLSTETGGGVWFGALAWSGNWKIVAEKTPFTHVRVTGGIHDFDNEWLLGAGETFETPVFVGGFSPEGFGGMSHRLHQYQYNYILPRSEIGKVLYNSWEATYFDVNAQDQMALAERAAKMGVELFVVDDGWFGQRHSDRAGLGDWNVNKEKFPNGLVELIDRVHGLGMEFGIWVEPESVNPDSDLYRAHPDWVYHFETRGRTELRNQLLLNISKPEVKQYIINFMTELLGNHEIKFIKWDMNRTITEPGMKGHPINRQKEVWVRHVQSLYDIWAQLRAKFPDVEFETCAGGGSRIDLGIFRYADQSWPSDNTDAFDRLSIQEGFSYTYAPRMMTCWVTESPTGMNGRNVSLKYRFHSAMMGTLGVGSNLNEWSDERIEQSGEFIGQYKAIRHLVQFGRQSRLTSLRHKGVTAVQYSDAAASDHVLFAFLHSQKLGEPLPRLRLAGLQADKTYLIEELGLTVSGRALMNIGVELPQRGDFDSLVYRIREQV; the protein is encoded by the coding sequence ATGACGATTCAATATCATGAACAATTGCGTATATTTGCAATACAGACACAACATTCATCCTATATTTTCGGAATTAATGAGAGAGAACACCTCCAGCATCTGTATTGGGGAGATCCAGTGAGTATCGAGGACAGCGCTCCTTTGCTCCATCTACAATCCCACAGCTCTTTTGACGCGGAGGTGGAAGGAGAGGTGGAGGAGTACAGCTTCTGGGGAGGCGCATCTTATACAGAGCCATCCCTGAAACTGCGCATGCATGATGGTGTACGCGATCTTCAGGTTAGGTATGACCGTCACGAGGTCATTGAACAGGATGGCAGACAGACGCTGATTATTACGTTGAAGGATCAGGTGTATGCACTTGAAACGCAGCTGGTCTATCGGGTCATCCCGGAATTCGACCTGGTGGAGCGTTATGCCAATATCATAAATACGGGGCAGGAGGATATTGTGCTGGAAAGCATGCAATCCGCAGCCTGGACTTTGCCATATCTCCAGGATTACCGCCTGACGCATGTTACGGGGAAATGGTCGGGTGAATTCCAACTGCGCAATACCATTTTGACAGAGGGAAAAAAGGTACTTGAATCGCGGAGAGGTTTCACTGATGGTCATGCCAATCCATGGTTTGCCATTGATGATGGTCTTTCAACCGAAACAGGTGGCGGAGTATGGTTTGGTGCTCTTGCCTGGAGCGGCAACTGGAAGATTGTTGCGGAGAAGACCCCATTCACGCATGTACGGGTAACAGGTGGCATCCATGATTTTGACAATGAATGGTTGCTGGGTGCGGGCGAAACGTTTGAGACGCCTGTCTTTGTCGGCGGATTCAGCCCTGAGGGCTTTGGCGGCATGAGCCATCGCTTGCATCAGTACCAATACAATTACATACTGCCGCGCAGTGAAATCGGTAAAGTGCTGTACAACTCCTGGGAAGCTACCTATTTCGATGTTAATGCCCAAGACCAAATGGCACTTGCCGAAAGGGCAGCCAAAATGGGTGTGGAACTATTCGTTGTGGATGACGGCTGGTTTGGGCAGCGGCATTCCGACCGTGCGGGGTTGGGCGACTGGAACGTGAACAAAGAGAAGTTCCCGAACGGACTTGTTGAGCTGATTGACCGGGTTCACGGACTGGGGATGGAATTCGGCATATGGGTGGAGCCGGAGTCGGTTAACCCGGATAGTGATCTCTATAGAGCACATCCGGACTGGGTATATCATTTTGAGACACGGGGACGTACGGAGCTTCGCAATCAGCTGCTGCTGAACATTTCCAAGCCGGAGGTTAAGCAATACATTATCAATTTTATGACCGAACTGCTTGGCAACCATGAGATTAAGTTCATTAAATGGGACATGAACCGGACGATCACGGAGCCGGGCATGAAGGGTCACCCCATTAACCGCCAGAAAGAAGTATGGGTAAGGCATGTCCAGAGCTTGTATGATATATGGGCACAGCTGCGAGCCAAGTTCCCGGATGTCGAGTTTGAGACTTGCGCAGGAGGTGGCTCGCGGATTGATCTGGGCATCTTCCGTTATGCCGATCAGTCTTGGCCGAGTGACAATACGGATGCGTTCGACCGCCTGAGCATTCAGGAAGGCTTCTCGTATACGTACGCACCACGTATGATGACCTGTTGGGTAACCGAGTCACCTACAGGAATGAACGGTCGAAACGTCTCTCTGAAGTATCGTTTCCACAGTGCAATGATGGGCACGCTTGGTGTCGGCTCCAATCTAAACGAGTGGAGTGATGAAAGGATTGAACAGTCCGGGGAATTCATCGGTCAGTACAAAGCCATTCGCCACCTGGTGCAATTCGGCAGACAATCCCGTCTGACTTCGCTTCGCCATAAGGGGGTTACTGCTGTCCAGTACAGTGATGCTGCCGCAAGTGACCATGTGCTGTTCGCTTTTCTTCACTCGCAGAAGCTGGGTGAACCGTTGCCTAGACTCCGTTTGGCAGGCCTTCAGGCTGACAAGACCTATCTCATTGAAGAACTGGGGTTAACGGTCAGTGGCCGTGCTCTGATGAACATCGGGGTGGAGCTGCCTCAGCGCGGTGATTTCGACAGCCTGGTGTATCGTATTCGTGAGCAGGTATAA
- a CDS encoding sugar ABC transporter permease, with translation MHKVSAIKTVRSNNLISRLKEQKWLFVLMLPAFIATLLFSYGPMFGLYMAFTNYQPGGGSFLHQFFHAEFVGFQWFEFFFTTGDFYRVMRNTLATSLLTLFFGFPAPIILALVLNEARQGFFKRFVQTVSYLPHFISWVIAANIVITLLASDGMLNNILVLLGIVKEPVAFLQNGPLFWWIIALSNMWKEMGFSAIMYLAAIASINPELYEAARVDGASRFKQMWHITLPSMRPTIVILAILAVGGILNAGFEQQYLLQNNTVLEYSEVIDIYAYKYGLQNSMFSYGAAVGMFKSVVAFILVLIVNRISRKVNDQALF, from the coding sequence ATGCATAAGGTAAGCGCTATCAAAACAGTCAGGAGCAATAATCTGATAAGCAGACTAAAAGAGCAAAAATGGTTATTCGTGCTTATGCTTCCTGCCTTCATTGCGACATTGCTATTTTCCTATGGTCCGATGTTTGGACTATATATGGCGTTTACAAATTATCAGCCGGGTGGGGGATCGTTCTTACATCAGTTCTTCCATGCCGAATTTGTAGGTTTCCAGTGGTTTGAGTTTTTCTTTACTACAGGGGATTTCTATCGGGTTATGCGTAATACGCTAGCGACAAGCTTGCTGACACTGTTCTTCGGATTTCCTGCGCCAATCATCCTTGCGCTTGTACTGAATGAAGCGAGACAGGGATTTTTCAAACGTTTTGTACAGACGGTTTCATATCTGCCGCATTTTATCTCATGGGTTATTGCAGCCAACATTGTGATTACGCTACTGGCTTCGGATGGAATGCTTAACAATATTCTGGTTCTGCTGGGCATTGTCAAAGAACCCGTTGCATTTTTGCAAAACGGGCCTCTGTTCTGGTGGATTATCGCATTGTCGAACATGTGGAAAGAGATGGGGTTCAGTGCCATTATGTATCTTGCCGCAATCGCTTCCATTAATCCGGAGCTCTACGAAGCGGCCAGGGTGGACGGAGCCAGCCGATTCAAGCAAATGTGGCATATAACGCTGCCATCCATGCGCCCTACAATTGTCATATTGGCTATTCTCGCGGTCGGAGGCATTTTGAATGCAGGATTTGAACAGCAATACCTGCTGCAAAATAATACCGTGCTTGAATACTCCGAAGTTATTGATATTTATGCTTACAAATACGGACTACAAAACAGCATGTTCTCTTATGGTGCTGCTGTGGGAATGTTCAAATCCGTTGTCGCCTTCATTCTTGTCCTTATCGTGAACCGGATTTCCAGAAAAGTGAACGACCAGGCGTTGTTCTAA
- a CDS encoding extracellular solute-binding protein has translation MIKKTKKWITMGMTAALVVGLLAGCSSNDGENKTAGKDGEQGPITLTWFDGNTKGEPFTDAVAQEITKKTGIEISIQQPTGNPTEKLSLMLASGDYPDVVVMSRGDASLDKYISSGAFIPLDELIEKFGSDLKEMYGDTLTKTRNTDGKNYYLANWYGLDSDPVFGMLMRQSLLEEFLPDKADGSQPLTTDEFEALLKNFKEKYSTIDGKESIPMTMNGENMGANLGTFKGMWGLKTYYDNNGRLQYDVKDPKYREMLLYMNRLYREGLIEKEFAISKTQTWIQKLTTGAVFATPGAYWDPGNGNAALKKDGGEKNQLFAYKVVAPGVDPAQTTFGPRSSLGWDAIAITKNNKHPEETIKLFNYLASDEGQHLLLWGKEGEQYTMVDGKRQPKPEFLQSFKDNWDDTVKKSGVRKWLWFIKNGLDPNGQPYDMAVKFQRSEVDELAIKSLGDSVWDTAQYDNLNPDGGTPQALTAQKVKDIMDQSITRAIIAPSEAEANSVFDKMLEDMKKAGDEKVEEIINEKYAQRMELWSSK, from the coding sequence ATGATAAAGAAGACAAAAAAATGGATTACTATGGGTATGACTGCTGCATTAGTCGTTGGTTTGTTAGCGGGCTGCTCCTCTAACGATGGGGAGAACAAAACAGCAGGTAAAGATGGGGAACAAGGCCCGATTACGCTGACCTGGTTTGATGGCAATACGAAAGGAGAACCATTTACCGATGCAGTTGCCCAGGAAATTACCAAAAAGACGGGCATAGAGATCTCAATCCAACAGCCAACAGGTAATCCAACGGAAAAACTGAGCCTGATGCTCGCCAGTGGGGACTATCCGGATGTGGTAGTCATGAGCCGGGGAGATGCTTCCCTCGACAAATACATTTCAAGTGGGGCATTCATTCCACTGGATGAGTTAATTGAGAAATTTGGTTCTGATCTGAAAGAAATGTACGGAGATACCTTGACCAAAACACGTAATACCGACGGCAAGAACTACTATCTGGCCAACTGGTATGGACTCGACAGTGATCCGGTCTTCGGTATGCTGATGAGACAGAGCCTGTTGGAAGAGTTTCTTCCGGACAAAGCAGATGGTTCACAGCCCCTCACAACAGACGAATTCGAAGCACTCCTGAAAAACTTTAAAGAGAAATACAGCACGATTGATGGCAAAGAGTCCATTCCGATGACGATGAACGGTGAGAACATGGGCGCGAATCTCGGAACATTCAAAGGCATGTGGGGCTTAAAGACGTATTATGACAACAACGGACGTCTGCAATATGATGTCAAGGACCCCAAATATCGCGAGATGCTGTTATACATGAATCGCTTATATAGAGAAGGTCTGATTGAAAAGGAATTTGCGATTAGCAAAACACAGACCTGGATTCAAAAGCTGACGACTGGTGCGGTATTTGCTACCCCAGGTGCATACTGGGACCCGGGGAACGGCAATGCGGCCTTGAAGAAGGATGGCGGGGAAAAGAATCAACTCTTTGCTTACAAAGTTGTTGCTCCAGGTGTAGATCCAGCTCAAACAACGTTTGGCCCAAGAAGTTCGCTTGGGTGGGACGCGATCGCGATTACCAAAAACAACAAACACCCGGAAGAAACGATAAAGCTGTTTAATTATCTGGCGAGTGATGAAGGACAGCATTTGCTGCTGTGGGGCAAGGAAGGCGAACAGTACACCATGGTGGATGGCAAGCGACAACCGAAACCTGAATTCCTTCAAAGCTTCAAGGATAATTGGGATGATACGGTGAAGAAAAGCGGCGTTCGCAAATGGTTATGGTTTATCAAAAATGGTCTGGACCCGAACGGACAGCCGTATGACATGGCGGTTAAATTCCAGCGCAGTGAAGTGGATGAACTGGCCATTAAGAGTCTTGGCGATTCCGTATGGGATACAGCGCAGTATGACAACCTGAATCCGGATGGGGGAACACCTCAAGCTCTGACTGCACAGAAAGTGAAGGATATTATGGATCAGAGTATTACGAGAGCCATTATTGCCCCAAGTGAGGCCGAAGCTAATTCCGTGTTCGACAAGATGCTGGAAGATATGAAAAAAGCCGGTGATGAGAAAGTGGAAGAGATTATCAACGAGAAATATGCTCAGCGTATGGAGCTGTGGTCTTCGAAATAA
- a CDS encoding sensor histidine kinase, translated as MPFVNLSFRSKLFMVFVLVTIIPMMLLVYFSYELTKTKLTEQIYINMTNSTAQITKNLENKLDSYEHISASIYLDNRLANYLTNEYQDDPSYLDVYNYIGNRIDTVMAAYPDFDSAFIYSDNPSLPKDNYYIRPITPEVQDTELFHKLQQSYGNIIHLSTPQTENGPAMFTLARLLNNNSNQYPYGMLVFQISESVIYSLMEKEAGGKDIFIINDKGMILSSADKQLINTSLPELLHQNFDETPSGRFDTTYQGVKALAVYNTLKNGWRTVSIFPYDSIIKDAKSLSQLIIKISLGFIGVALLLIYITASLFSNRIRTLIRMIRRIERGDFNPTHEEQMGSDEIGQLHFAFEQMTTRLKSLVTEVYQKELQSKEAELDLLQAQINPHFLYNTLGSISSLAVKHQDPQIQDMVLHLAKFYRISLNKGKSILTINEELKLTQSYNAIQLIRFKGKLNIIYTIDQSILPYSTVKLALQPFVENAVIHALWNQDRPLNIHIKGVIENNSIILSVIDDGMGMRREKLEALFEEKEGRGYGISNVDRRIKLKFGEYYGVKVYSKLGMGTTVQIRLPQKEIQ; from the coding sequence ATGCCTTTTGTAAACCTGAGTTTTCGTTCCAAACTGTTTATGGTATTTGTTCTGGTCACGATCATTCCGATGATGCTGTTGGTTTATTTTTCCTATGAGCTCACCAAAACGAAGCTTACTGAGCAGATCTACATCAATATGACGAACTCAACGGCTCAAATCACTAAAAATCTGGAGAACAAACTGGATAGCTACGAACACATTTCCGCCTCCATTTATTTGGATAACCGCCTTGCCAATTACCTTACAAACGAGTATCAGGATGATCCATCTTATCTGGATGTCTATAATTATATTGGCAATCGAATCGACACCGTGATGGCTGCCTACCCTGATTTTGATAGCGCATTCATTTATTCGGATAATCCGTCGCTGCCCAAAGACAATTACTATATCCGGCCGATCACACCCGAAGTACAGGACACGGAACTGTTTCACAAGCTGCAGCAATCCTATGGGAACATTATTCATCTCTCCACGCCGCAGACAGAGAACGGTCCTGCCATGTTTACACTCGCCCGGCTGCTGAACAACAATAGTAATCAGTACCCCTACGGGATGCTGGTCTTTCAAATTTCCGAGTCGGTCATCTATTCTCTCATGGAAAAAGAAGCAGGTGGCAAAGATATTTTTATTATCAATGACAAGGGTATGATTCTGTCTTCAGCGGACAAACAGTTAATCAATACAAGCCTACCCGAATTGCTTCATCAGAATTTTGACGAGACGCCTTCAGGCAGATTTGATACAACATATCAAGGCGTGAAGGCTCTAGCCGTCTATAACACGCTCAAAAATGGCTGGAGAACGGTGTCCATTTTTCCGTATGACAGTATTATCAAGGATGCCAAATCCCTCTCTCAGCTCATTATCAAGATTTCTCTGGGCTTCATCGGCGTGGCGCTGCTGCTCATCTATATTACTGCTTCGCTGTTTAGCAATCGCATCAGAACGTTAATTCGGATGATTCGGCGGATTGAGCGGGGGGATTTCAACCCTACTCATGAGGAGCAAATGGGCAGTGATGAGATCGGACAGCTTCACTTTGCATTCGAACAGATGACAACCCGGTTGAAAAGTCTGGTTACAGAAGTATATCAGAAGGAACTACAGAGCAAGGAAGCCGAACTGGACCTGCTTCAAGCTCAGATCAATCCTCATTTTCTGTATAATACACTCGGTTCGATCTCTTCTCTGGCTGTGAAGCATCAGGATCCACAGATTCAGGATATGGTTCTTCATCTGGCCAAGTTTTATCGGATATCCCTGAACAAAGGAAAGAGCATCCTGACCATCAATGAGGAGCTGAAACTGACCCAGAGTTATAATGCCATTCAACTGATCCGGTTTAAGGGCAAGCTGAACATCATCTACACGATAGATCAATCGATCCTGCCCTACTCGACCGTGAAGCTTGCGCTGCAGCCTTTTGTGGAGAATGCAGTGATTCACGCTCTTTGGAATCAGGACCGGCCTCTAAATATCCATATCAAGGGTGTCATCGAGAACAATAGTATCATCTTATCGGTTATAGACGACGGAATGGGCATGCGGCGAGAGAAGCTTGAGGCTTTGTTTGAAGAGAAAGAAGGACGGGGCTATGGCATTTCAAATGTGGATCGGCGGATTAAGCTGAAATTTGGTGAATACTACGGTGTTAAAGTGTATAGCAAACTAGGTATGGGAACTACCGTACAGATCCGTCTGCCGCAAAAAGAGATCCAATAA
- a CDS encoding carbohydrate ABC transporter permease — protein sequence MILNRFGDRIFKIIVYFILILVLLVTFLPFWNILVLSLNSAEDTVRGGVYLWPRDLTLDSYQQILKDSEILSGLWVTVKRTLIGAPLSVLVITMLAYPLSRRNLIGRKGWNLYFIFTMYFSGGLIPFYMVLKALNMIDTFSVFILPSLMNVFYMIIVRTFMEQLPHEIEESARVDGANDLTIFFRIVMPLTTPVLATVGLFQAIGHWNAWFDSYAFTYSSDLKTLQAVLVKILNQFQTGGMISQTQMLANSAKRNAVSSDTIRMAATMVATLPIVMVYPFLQKYFVKGMTLGAVKS from the coding sequence ATGATTCTGAACCGATTCGGGGATCGTATTTTCAAAATTATTGTGTATTTCATTCTTATTCTCGTATTACTGGTTACATTTCTTCCGTTTTGGAATATACTCGTTCTTTCATTGAACAGCGCGGAGGATACGGTGCGAGGCGGCGTTTATCTGTGGCCCAGAGATCTGACCTTGGACAGCTATCAGCAGATTTTGAAAGATAGCGAGATTTTAAGCGGGCTGTGGGTAACCGTCAAACGAACGCTGATTGGTGCACCGCTATCGGTTCTCGTCATTACGATGCTTGCGTATCCGCTAAGTCGGCGGAATCTAATTGGTCGCAAAGGCTGGAACCTGTACTTTATCTTTACCATGTATTTCAGTGGCGGACTGATTCCGTTCTACATGGTGCTTAAGGCGCTGAATATGATCGATACCTTTTCGGTGTTCATTTTGCCAAGTTTGATGAATGTCTTCTATATGATCATTGTCCGTACTTTCATGGAACAGCTACCCCATGAGATTGAAGAATCGGCGAGGGTAGACGGGGCTAACGATCTGACCATTTTCTTCCGAATTGTGATGCCGCTGACAACACCTGTACTTGCAACAGTGGGACTTTTTCAAGCGATCGGGCATTGGAATGCCTGGTTTGATTCCTATGCGTTCACCTATAGTTCGGATCTAAAGACCCTGCAAGCCGTGCTCGTGAAAATATTAAATCAGTTTCAGACCGGTGGCATGATTTCGCAAACGCAAATGCTGGCCAACTCGGCCAAACGAAATGCCGTTTCCAGCGATACCATTCGAATGGCTGCTACGATGGTAGCCACATTACCAATCGTGATGGTGTATCCGTTCCTGCAAAAATACTTTGTTAAAGGTATGACTTTGGGAGCGGTAAAGAGTTAA